From a single Salmo salar chromosome ssa22, Ssal_v3.1, whole genome shotgun sequence genomic region:
- the mdm4 gene encoding protein Mdm4 isoform X3: MLKKYLVVLNCSDAAESLSVGRECVEGGVEDRGQVCGGVAKAGLVVASDEALPMQTPSQRRPREPDEDSLDGLPQSACKRPKLDVTLDEWDLSGLPWWFLGNLRNNYSRRSNGSTDIHTNQLSPAQDEDTAIVSDTTDDLWFLTEGGSEQVSVEMKEAVLEEGSGGEGEPPPEEEGGGKEEKADKEMQEEPDEDSQCLSDDTDIEISTQDAWQCTECRKYNSPLQRYCVRCWALRKNWYKDVPRLVHSLSVPDIPACSSLAPRDDEEESDTGIDVPDCLRTVSDPVILPSHSTPDRLLPPGVPGKGKGPRPRALPREEQLSGGESQESLGMEVEVRPEALLEPCKLCRMRPRNGSIIHGRTAHLLTCFSCARKLHKFHAPCPGCGQIIQKVIKTFIA; this comes from the exons ACGCTGCAGAGAGTCTTTCTGTGGGCCGTGAGTGTGTAGAGGGCGGAGTGGAGGACCGCGGTCAG gtgtgtgggggCGTGGCCAAGGCGGGCCTGGTTGTGGCCAGTGACGAGGCCCTCCCCATGCAGACTCCGTCTCAGAGACGACCCCGGGAGCCTGACGAAG ACTCTTTAGATGGCTTGCCCCAGTCGGCCTGCAAACGCCCCAAGCTCGATGTCACACTAGACGAGTGGGACCTCTCAGGGCTTCCCTGGTGGTTTCTGGGTAATCTGCGTAACAACTACAGTCGCAGAAGCAACGGCTCTACGGACATCCACACTAATCAA CTGTCTCCTGCGCAGGATGAGGACACAGCGATCGTGTCGGACACGACGGACGACCTGTGGTTCCTGACGGAGGGGGGAAGTGAACAGGTGAGCGTGGAAATGAAGGAGGCCGTGCTGgaagaagggagtggaggagaaggagagccaCCAcctgaagaggagggaggaggaaaagaggagaagGCTGATAAGGAG aTGCAGGAGGAGCCAGATGAGGACTCTCAGTGTCTGAGTGATGATACGGATATAGAGATCTCTACACAG GATGCATGGCAGTGTACAGAGTGCAGGaagtacaactctcctctccagcGCTACTGCGTACGCTGCTGGGCTCTACGCAAGAACTGGTACAAAGACGTCCCACGGTTGGTCCACTCACTTTCCGTCCCCGACATCCCAGCATGCAGTTCTCTGGCCCCGCGAGACGATGAGGAGGAAAGCGACACAGGCATTGACGTCCCAGACTGCCTCAGGACCGTGTCTGACCCCGTCATCCTGCCCTCCCACTCCACCCCCGACCGCCTGCTGCCCCCCGGGGTTCCAGGGAAGGGAAAGGGTCCTAGGCCGCGAGCCCTTCCCAGGGAGGAGCAGCTCTCTGGGGGAGAGAGTCAGGAAAGCCTGGGGATGGAAGTAGAGGTTAGGCCCGAGGCGCTGTTGGAGCCTTGTAAGCTGTGTCGGATGCGTCCGCGTAATGGGAGTATTATACACGGCCGCACGGCTCACCTGCTAACCTGCTTCTCCTGCGCCAGGAAGCTGCACAAGTTCCACGCTCCATGTCCCGGCTGTGGACAGATCATACAGAAGGTTATAAAGACATTCATAGCTTGA
- the myog gene encoding myogenin (The RefSeq protein has 1 substitution compared to this genomic sequence) has translation MELFETNPYFFPDQRFYEGGDNFYQSRLPGGYDQGGYQERGGSMMGLCGGLSGRVGVGLGGGMEDKATPSGLSPHPEPHCPGQCLPWACKLCKRKTVTMDRRKAATMREKRRLKKVNEAFEALKRSTLMNPNQRLPKVEILRSAIQYIERLQALVSSLNQQENDQGTQGLHYRTGPAQPRVSSSSEQGSGSTCCSSPEWSNTSDHCTQSYSNEDLLSADSPEQTNLRSLTSIVDSITAAEGAPVAYPVPVDIPK, from the exons ATGGAGCTTTTTGAGACCAACCCCTACTTCTTCCCCGACCAACGCTTCTACGAAGGGGGGGACAACTTCTACCAGTCCCGGCTGCCGGGTGGGTATGACCAGGGGGGCTACCAGGAGCGCGGGGGTTCCATGATGGGGCTTTGTGGGGGTCTATCCGGGGGGGTTGGGGTAGGGTTGGGTGGAGGCATGGAGGACAAGGCAACCCCCTCTGGTCTCTCGCCCCACCCGGAGCCCCACTGCCCCGGCCAGTGCCTACCCTGGGCCTGCAAGCTGTGCAAACGCAAGACTGTGACCATGGACCGACGGAAAGCGGCCACAATGCGGGAGAAGAGGAGGCTGAAGAAGGTGAACGAGGCATTCGAGGCCCTGAAGAGGAGCACCCTGATGAACCCCAACCAGAGGCTGCCCAAGGTGGAGATCCTGAGGAGTGCCATCCAGTACATTGAGAGGCTGCAGGCACTTGTCTCCTCCCTCAACCAGCAGGAGAACGACCAGGGAACACAGGGCTTACACTACCGCACCGGACCTGCCCAACCCAGG GTCTCGTCGTCGAGTGAGCAGGGATCAGGCAGCACCTGCTGTAGCAGCCCAGAGTGGAGCAACACCTCAGACCACTGTACCCAGAGCTACAGCAACGAGG aCCTCCTGAGTGCAGACTCTCCAGAGCAGACTAACCTGCGCTCTCTGACGTCCATCGTGGACAGCATCACAGCAGCAGAGGGGGCTCCGGTGGCCTACCCTGTACCTGTGGACATTCCCAAATAA
- the myog gene encoding myogenin isoform X1 produces the protein MELFETNPYFFPDQRFYEGGDNFYQSRLPGGYDQGGYQERGGSMMGLCGGLSGGVGVGLGGGMEDKATPSGLSPHPEPHCPGQCLPWACKLCKRKTVTMDRRKAATMREKRRLKKVNEAFEALKRSTLMNPNQRLPKVEILRSAIQYIERLQALVSSLNQQENDQGTQGLHYRTGPAQPRVSRRQGRRKEEMDGVRDERTTPTYSRGLGERARSRRRVSRDQAAPAVAAQSGATPQTTVPRATATRTS, from the exons ATGGAGCTTTTTGAGACCAACCCCTACTTCTTCCCCGACCAACGCTTCTACGAAGGGGGGGACAACTTCTACCAGTCCCGGCTGCCGGGTGGGTATGACCAGGGGGGCTACCAGGAGCGCGGGGGTTCCATGATGGGGCTTTGTGGGGGTCTATCCGGGGGGGTTGGGGTAGGGTTGGGTGGAGGCATGGAGGACAAGGCAACCCCCTCTGGTCTCTCGCCCCACCCGGAGCCCCACTGCCCCGGCCAGTGCCTACCCTGGGCCTGCAAGCTGTGCAAACGCAAGACTGTGACCATGGACCGACGGAAAGCGGCCACAATGCGGGAGAAGAGGAGGCTGAAGAAGGTGAACGAGGCATTCGAGGCCCTGAAGAGGAGCACCCTGATGAACCCCAACCAGAGGCTGCCCAAGGTGGAGATCCTGAGGAGTGCCATCCAGTACATTGAGAGGCTGCAGGCACTTGTCTCCTCCCTCAACCAGCAGGAGAACGACCAGGGAACACAGGGCTTACACTACCGCACCGGACCTGCCCAACCCAGGGTGAGTAGGAGACAGGGACGGAGGAAGGAAGAGATGGACGGAGTGAGGGATGAAAGAACCACACCAAcctacagtagaggactgggaGAAAGAGCAAg GTCTCGTCGTCGAGTGAGCAGGGATCAGGCAGCACCTGCTGTAGCAGCCCAGAGTGGAGCAACACCTCAGACCACTGTACCCAGAGCTACAGCAACGAGG aCCTCCTGA